In a genomic window of Dehalococcoidia bacterium:
- a CDS encoding molybdopterin-dependent oxidoreductase, with translation MKLNRREFLSLSGKSAAGAVIFAACSIPEQELLVQSPVDMPEDLVRGIDTWYATSWNDGASGDGILVRVLEGRIKKIKGNPDHPVNRGGARSNLDAAIQLHYNPDRLHDHQVRRSKQGILSNVTKSQADKLIKDATSKDKKIVVVTNPTRSTQGWVSQKFAESRGGRYLTFEPLEEYNFHEVISELFESEEIPHFDISNADNVLSFGADWIENWISPAGYGKAFGKLRSGNRGFIAHVEPRFSLTSANSDLWISPKPGTEADIALSIANVIIQNKLVPESQINDYLNKFPEGKVEFGFTPADVQSRTGVSAKKIIETAERISEGNSIVLAGGSTSAYTNGKFNTYNALALNILLGSVGKQGGVILNPEVQSDFIGGSNKPNSIENWEEELAQWRAGYVDTVIIKGVDLAYLMPNSLDVKGALSNVENVISFGNIMNETLDLSDIIIPETSFFEEWGSEIPNPLPGFKAISLQQPVVVKEGPGASGSVSYVDKLIELEPSIGSSNKSIVKKVFDNEYDNSNGTGSVQAENKSSFMNGIQQRGGFWNTKEVADQKKIRLKNPFELKNNSNFSEIDNTYGDEFHLIPFTNVLSDGRLSNSPWAQQSADGITSAAWQTWVEINSKQASELNIKEGDIIYLKSDSGEIKCLAYPHPAVQPGTLCVPTGQGTLKGGRYASDRGSNVLKILSGLKDEDSGAHAWASTKVSMKRAGGNEKLPKFEGTVEAFPAEPGVPVLVVAPGQTAHEAEEENHHKYQEMLNFREHHDEGHDDESH, from the coding sequence ATGAAACTAAATAGAAGAGAATTTCTATCCTTGAGTGGAAAATCAGCTGCTGGAGCAGTTATTTTTGCTGCGTGCTCAATTCCTGAACAAGAATTACTTGTTCAAAGTCCAGTTGATATGCCTGAGGATTTAGTTAGAGGAATAGATACATGGTATGCAACATCTTGGAATGATGGAGCTTCTGGGGATGGTATTTTAGTAAGAGTATTAGAAGGAAGAATAAAGAAAATTAAAGGTAACCCTGATCATCCTGTAAATAGAGGTGGAGCCAGGTCAAATCTTGATGCCGCAATTCAGCTTCATTATAATCCTGACAGATTGCATGATCATCAAGTAAGAAGATCAAAACAAGGTATACTTTCAAATGTTACAAAATCTCAAGCAGATAAGCTGATTAAAGATGCAACTTCAAAAGACAAAAAGATTGTAGTTGTAACGAATCCTACTAGAAGTACTCAAGGCTGGGTGTCTCAAAAATTTGCAGAGTCTAGAGGTGGTAGATATCTCACATTTGAACCACTTGAAGAATATAATTTTCATGAAGTTATTTCAGAACTTTTTGAATCAGAAGAAATACCTCATTTTGACATCTCCAATGCTGATAATGTACTTTCATTTGGTGCAGATTGGATTGAAAACTGGATTTCACCTGCAGGATATGGAAAGGCTTTTGGAAAACTTAGATCAGGAAATAGAGGATTTATAGCTCATGTAGAACCAAGGTTCTCATTAACTTCAGCTAACTCTGATTTGTGGATTTCTCCTAAGCCAGGAACTGAGGCTGATATCGCACTTTCTATTGCAAATGTAATAATTCAGAATAAGCTTGTTCCAGAGTCTCAAATAAATGATTACTTAAATAAATTTCCTGAGGGAAAAGTAGAATTTGGATTTACTCCAGCAGATGTCCAAAGTAGAACTGGTGTTTCTGCAAAGAAAATAATAGAAACAGCTGAAAGAATTTCTGAAGGTAATTCTATAGTTTTAGCAGGAGGGTCAACATCAGCATATACTAACGGTAAATTTAATACCTATAATGCTCTTGCGCTTAACATTCTTTTAGGTTCGGTTGGAAAACAAGGCGGAGTTATCCTAAATCCTGAAGTTCAGTCTGATTTCATAGGAGGCTCAAATAAACCAAATTCAATAGAAAATTGGGAGGAAGAATTAGCGCAGTGGCGAGCAGGATATGTTGATACAGTGATCATTAAAGGGGTAGATTTAGCTTATCTAATGCCTAACTCACTTGATGTAAAGGGAGCACTTTCAAATGTCGAAAATGTAATTTCTTTTGGAAACATAATGAATGAAACTCTTGATTTATCAGACATAATCATACCAGAAACATCATTTTTTGAAGAATGGGGATCTGAAATACCCAATCCATTGCCTGGCTTTAAGGCTATTTCATTACAACAGCCCGTAGTTGTCAAGGAAGGTCCTGGAGCTAGTGGCTCTGTTAGTTATGTTGATAAACTTATAGAACTTGAACCCTCAATAGGAAGTAGTAATAAATCAATTGTAAAAAAAGTTTTTGATAATGAATACGATAATTCAAATGGGACTGGATCTGTTCAAGCTGAAAATAAATCTTCTTTCATGAATGGAATTCAGCAGCGAGGTGGATTCTGGAACACAAAAGAAGTTGCTGACCAGAAAAAAATTAGACTAAAAAATCCATTTGAATTAAAAAATAATAGTAACTTTTCAGAGATCGACAATACTTATGGAGATGAGTTTCACTTAATACCTTTCACAAATGTTCTATCAGATGGAAGATTATCAAATTCTCCATGGGCACAACAGTCTGCTGATGGTATAACCTCAGCTGCTTGGCAAACTTGGGTTGAAATCAATTCAAAACAAGCAAGTGAACTAAATATAAAAGAAGGAGATATTATTTACTTGAAGTCTGACTCTGGTGAAATCAAATGTTTAGCATATCCTCATCCAGCAGTGCAACCAGGTACATTATGTGTTCCAACAGGACAAGGAACTCTCAAAGGTGGTAGATACGCTTCTGATAGAGGTTCAAATGTTCTCAAAATATTATCAGGATTAAAAGATGAGGATTCTGGTGCACATGCTTGGGCTTCAACAAAAGTTTCAATGAAAAGAGCTGGTGGAAACGAAAAATTACCAAAATTTGAAGGAACTGTTGAAGCTTTCCCTGCTGAGCCAGGTGTTCCTGTATTGGTTGTTGCTCCTGGGCAAACTGCTCATGAAGCTGAAGAAGAAAACCATCATAAGTATCAAGAAATGCTTAATTTCAGAGAGCATCACGATGAAGGGCATGATGATGAAAGTCATTGA
- a CDS encoding cytochrome c family protein, translating into MPLVGIGGLTTLAIVSILLAGLFNAWLGQPLPVLGFEQTFDQPINFPHTKHAAPIEDGGLGMDCTYCHRTVAKAASAHIPAVELCASCHRAVGSPDSEDLQKLRMYSGIYEDEQTSQVVVDSEMASPINWRRVHRMPDHVRFVHSAHINYLTNNPSAIGNVPDYLDISGEEKVPASQVCSTCHGDVANMEKVYQVEPLKMGQCVNCHRKNGGPTDCAACHH; encoded by the coding sequence GTGCCTCTTGTAGGAATAGGAGGTCTTACAACCTTAGCAATTGTTTCAATTCTTTTGGCTGGACTATTCAATGCTTGGCTTGGTCAGCCGTTACCTGTATTAGGATTTGAACAAACATTCGATCAACCTATAAATTTTCCTCATACTAAGCATGCAGCTCCAATAGAAGACGGTGGGTTAGGAATGGATTGTACTTACTGTCACAGAACTGTTGCAAAGGCTGCTTCTGCGCATATACCAGCTGTCGAGCTTTGTGCGAGCTGTCATAGAGCTGTAGGTAGTCCTGATAGTGAAGACTTACAAAAATTAAGAATGTATTCAGGTATTTATGAAGATGAACAAACCAGTCAGGTTGTGGTAGATTCAGAAATGGCCTCTCCAATTAATTGGAGAAGAGTTCATAGAATGCCTGATCATGTTAGGTTTGTTCATTCAGCTCATATCAACTACTTAACTAATAATCCGTCTGCAATAGGAAATGTTCCAGATTATTTAGACATTTCAGGAGAAGAAAAAGTTCCAGCTTCTCAAGTATGTTCTACATGTCATGGAGATGTTGCGAATATGGAAAAAGTTTATCAGGTCGAACCCTTAAAAATGGGACAGTGTGTTAATTGTCATAGAAAAAATGGTGGTCCAACTGATTGTGCAGCATGCCATCATTGA